The sequence CGAGAAGCTGGCCACCGGCATGCCCAACGGCTATCCGGAGATGGCCTTCACCGTGGGCCTGTTCTCCCTGCTCGACACCCTGATGTGCGCGCCGATGGAATTCCTGCTGACCCACCTGCGGCTGGTGCCGGAGATCAGCGACGCGCTGACCGGTCGCGGTGGCCCGTTCGCACCCTTGCTGAAGCAGATCATCGCCTGGGAAGCTGGCGAGCTGACCAGCGAACACGCCGTACCGCAGCGCATCCAGCGCATGGCCACGATCTACCTGGGCGCCACGCAGTGGGCCGACCAGGTGTTCGCCTCCGCGGGCGGCAAGTCGGCTAGCGCATGAAAGAAGGCGTGGCTGTGCCGCGCGCGCGACGCAGCCGCCACCCGGTGAGCAACAGGCCGAGTACCGTCAGCGCCAGCCAGCCGCACATGGTCCCTGTGTCGTTGCCAAGCCAGAGCACGCTGGCCACGCTGCCAACCACCAGCGCGCCCAGACCAACAGCCAGCAGCGGATCGTGCCGGTCGCGCTGGGCCGAGAGCAGCGCAAACGCACCCAGCGACGCCAGCAGCACGGCCAGGATCCGCCAGCTCAGCACGTATTCCGGCGGCACCGGCAGGTCCGGGAAGATGTCCAGCACCGGCACATCGCCGACCTGCACGACGTAACCCTTGCCGTCGGCCGCATCGCTGGCCGCCACCAGCCGGTCACCGTCGATGCGGCCGACCACGGTCAACTGCTGCAGCGGCACTTCGTTCCAGCTCACCCGCACGTCGCCCAGCCGCGGGTCGCCCGGCCGCGCACTGGTCACCAGGTAATCCTGGTAGCGGGTGAAGCTGGCCGCGAGGTTTGCCGGCAGCGCGCCCGGATCCGGCGTGACCCGCTGCGTACCCGGCAACGCATGCAGCAGCACGGGTCCCAGCCCGAACCCGCCGAGCCGCACCAGGCCGGCGTCGAACTGCTTGCCGCTGAGCGGGAAGCTGGCCGGGTTCGCATGGCCTTGCGGCTCCTCGAAATGGCCGGCATCGAGCAGGTGGTCGACCCAGTCCAGTTCGTAGTGCACGCTGCTGCCGACACGCACCTCGCGCCACTGGAACATCTCCACGTGGCGCACCAACACCGGGGTATTCGCCAGCAGGTTGAAATCCGGGTCGCGCGGCGCCTCCACCACGGTCGGCGTGCCGACCACCCGCGCCATGGCGCCGTGCTGGCCGCCGCTCGGCGGCGAGTTCGCCCCCAGGTCGATCACCTCGCCACCATGCAGGCTGGCCACCGCGCGGTAGTTCAGCAGGCTGCGGGAAGTCATCGCCACCAGGCCGATGCCGGCCAGCACCAGCAGCGCGCCGAAGATGTTCAGCAGCAGCCCGCGCATGGATATCCTCCTGCGAAAATCCATCAGGCCACCCCGGTCCGATGCTGCGGCGGGACACCGCGCAACGCACGCTGCTCGTCGGCGGTACCGAAGCGGCCGCGCTCGTCGCGGGTCACCCGCGCCAGCGCGCACTCGTGGTCATGCGTGAAGAACAGTCGCACGCCGCGCGCCAGCTTGTCTTCCAGGAACACGCGCTTCTCGTCGACCAGCTTCTCCGGCCAGCGGTCGTAGCCCATGGTGATCGGCAGATGCACCCAGAAGCGGCCGGGGATCAGGTCGGCGCAGAACACCACGCCGCCGGCTTCGGCCAGCATCAGGCCCGGCGTATGGCCGTCCGAAAAGAAGAAGCGAACTGACTCGCCCAGCGTCTGCGAATGTTCGCCCTCGACCAGCTCCAGCCGGCCGCTGGCTTCCAGCAAAGGCTGCAACTCCGGCACGAACGAGGCGCGGTCGCGCGGGTGCGGATGCGTGGCGCGGCGCCAGTGCTCCGCACCCACCACGAAACGCGCGTTCGGGAACAGCAGCCGCGGCGGCTGGCCCTCTTCCCATGCCGCCAGCAGGCCGCCGGCATGGTCGAAATGCAGGTGCGACAGCACCACCACGTCGATGTCCTCGTGGGTGAGCCCGGCCTCGGCCAGCGAGTCCAGCAGCACATGCCGCGGTTCGACCACGCCGTAGCGCTCGCGCAGCGCCGGCTCGAAGAATGCGCCGATGCCGGTCTCGAACAACACGTTGCGCCCGTCCAGATCCTTCACCAGCAGGCAGCGGCAGGCAAGCGGAATGCGGTTCTCTGCATCCGGCTCGATCCAGCGCGACCACAGCGCCTTCGGCGCATTGCCAAACATCGCACCGCCATCGAGTTGCTGCGAATTGCCCAGCAGGGACCAGAGTTCCATATCAGATATCTCGCGTTGCCGACGGATTCGCCGGGAGCGAATCCGGACGCCGCAGGCGGCCCCGCGCAACGCGCGGGGTGAGGCCCATGGATGGGCCGAACAACATGGCGCCGCCGTCCAGCTGCTGCGAATTGCCCTGAATCGAGAACAGTTCCATGGCTGACCCTACTGCACCTTGCCCAGCCCCGACGGCCGGCGCGGGTCGCTGGCGGCGTCGAGCTTGTTGGTCTTGCGATCCCAGGTCACCACGTTCATGAAGCCCCACGACTCGCGCGGCTTCAGCGTGTAGCCCATCCTGGTCAGCGCATCGCTGGTGGCAGCGTCGAACGTGCCCTCTTCCACGTTCACCACGTCCGGCAGGTACTGGTGGTGGAAGCGCTTGTGCGCCGCGATCTGCTGTGCGCTCTCGCCGTCGATGAAATGCAGGATGCCTTCCAGCACCTGGGTGATGATGGTCGAGCCGCCGGGCGAGCCGATCACCGCGGTGCGGTCGGCGCCGATCACGATGCTGGGCGACATCGACGACAGCATGCGCTTGCCGCCCTTGGGCGCATTCGCCACGCTGCCGAGCAGGCCGTACACGTTCGGCTTGTTCGGCACCAGCGCGAAATCGTCCATCTCGTCGTTCAGCAGCACGCCGGTGCCCGCGGCGACGAAGCTCGAACCCATCGTGTAGTTCACCGTCGAGGTGACCGCGGCCATGTTGCCGTCGGCGTCGATGATCGAGAAATGCGTGGTGTGCATGCCCGGCTCGGGTGCCTCGGCACGCGGCAGCATCGACGACGGCGTGGCCTTGTCGGGCAGGATGCCCTGGCGCAGGCCATCGGCGTAGAACGGCGACAGCAGCATGTCCAGCGGCATCTTCACGAAATCCGGATCGCCCAGGTAGTCGTTGTGGTCGCGGAACGCGCGGCGCATCGCCTCGACGATGTAGTGCACGCGCGTGGCGGCATCCATCTTCGTCAGGTCGTAGCCGGACAGGATGTTGAGGATCTCGGCGATCGCCACGCCGCCGGACGACGGCGGCGGCGCAGTGACGATCTTGTAGCCGCGGTAGTCGACCGTGATCGGCGTGCGCTCCTTCGCCTGGTAGCCAGCCAGGTCGGCCAGCGTCCAGTTGCCGCCGGCGGCCTGCACGGCGGCCACCAGCTTCTGCGCGGTCTCGCCATGGTAGAAGCCCTCGTCGCCGTGGCTGGCGAGCAGCTCCAGCGTGCGCGCCTGGCCCGGGTCCTTCCAGATCACGCCCTCGGCCGGCGGCTTGCCGCCCGGCAGGTATTTCGCGGCCGAAGCCGGCCAGCGCTGCAGGTCTTTCTGCATGCCGGCGATGGCACCACGCAGGCGCGCATCAGGCTCGAAACCTTCGCGTGCGATGCGGATCGCCGGTGCCAGCGATTGCGCCAGGGGCAGGCGTCCGTAACGCCTGGCCATCAACACCAGTCCGGCCGGCTCGCCCGGGATGCCGGCCGACAGCGGCCCCTTCAGGGCGGTATCGCGGTTCGGGCTGCCGTCGGGGTTGAGATAATCCTTCGGGTTCACTGCCGCCGGCGCGGTCTCGCGCGCGTCGATGAACACGTTGTGGCCGTCCTTCGCCCGGTGCAGCACGGCCATGAAGCCGCCGCCGATACCGGAGCTCTCCGGCTCCACCACCGACAGCGTGGCCGCCACTGCGATCGCCGCGTCGAACGCGTTGCCGCCTTTGGCCAGCACTTCAAGGCCGGCTTCGGTGGCGTGGAAGTTCGCGCTGGCGACGGCCGCATGGCCGGGACGCTGCTGTGCGGTGCGGACCGCCGCGGCCGGGGCCGTCTTCGGCGCGCCGTCGGCGGCGAGCGCGATGCCGCCGACCAGCAGCAGGCTCAGCGAAAAAACACCCGGCAACAGCCGGTGCCAGTTCATGGGAAACCTCATGCCGCGGACTCCTTCGCCATCAGCTGGCGGTACTTGAATTCAAGCTGCTCGCGCGATTCGACGTGATCGGGGTCGCTGATGATGCATTCGACCGGGCACACCACCACGCACTGCGGTTCGTCATGATGGCCGACGCACTCGGTGCACAACGCGGGGTCGATCACGTAAAACTCCTCGCCCAGCGAAATCGCCTTGTTCGGGCAGGCCGGTTCGCAGACGTCGCAATTGACGCAGGTGTCGAGGATTTTCAGGGACATGGCGGTCGATACTACATGCCGGGGGGCGACGCCTGGGGAAGCGTGCGGTGCGCTGGCAACCTTGCAGCGACCAGTCGTTCGGCGCCCTCCCGTTGCGCGAGGGCGCCGCTGCGGGTCCGCGCCGGTGCTGCCGGCGCGGCGACCGCGCTTACATCGCGACGAAACGGACCGTGGCGCCGGTCGGCTTCAGCACGTCGTCGACGCGCTGCTGGTCGGCCTGGGCACCGATGAACAGGACGATCACGTCCTTGAACGAACCGGGCTTGGCATCCTTGAATGCCGCGGCGATCAGGTCGGCGGTCTTGGCCGAGTCCGGGCCGGCAAACACCAGCATGTTGCCCGGCAGCACGCCGCGCGCCACGGTGTCCTGCACGTTCGACAGCTGGCGAGCGCGCCCGGCCACCGCCTCCTCGGAATCGCCACCCGGCACCAGGTACGGGTACGGACGGTCGGC is a genomic window of Rhodanobacter thiooxydans containing:
- a CDS encoding TMEM43 family protein, which translates into the protein MRGLLLNIFGALLVLAGIGLVAMTSRSLLNYRAVASLHGGEVIDLGANSPPSGGQHGAMARVVGTPTVVEAPRDPDFNLLANTPVLVRHVEMFQWREVRVGSSVHYELDWVDHLLDAGHFEEPQGHANPASFPLSGKQFDAGLVRLGGFGLGPVLLHALPGTQRVTPDPGALPANLAASFTRYQDYLVTSARPGDPRLGDVRVSWNEVPLQQLTVVGRIDGDRLVAASDAADGKGYVVQVGDVPVLDIFPDLPVPPEYVLSWRILAVLLASLGAFALLSAQRDRHDPLLAVGLGALVVGSVASVLWLGNDTGTMCGWLALTVLGLLLTGWRLRRARGTATPSFMR
- a CDS encoding MBL fold metallo-hydrolase translates to MELWSLLGNSQQLDGGAMFGNAPKALWSRWIEPDAENRIPLACRCLLVKDLDGRNVLFETGIGAFFEPALRERYGVVEPRHVLLDSLAEAGLTHEDIDVVVLSHLHFDHAGGLLAAWEEGQPPRLLFPNARFVVGAEHWRRATHPHPRDRASFVPELQPLLEASGRLELVEGEHSQTLGESVRFFFSDGHTPGLMLAEAGGVVFCADLIPGRFWVHLPITMGYDRWPEKLVDEKRVFLEDKLARGVRLFFTHDHECALARVTRDERGRFGTADEQRALRGVPPQHRTGVA
- the ggt gene encoding gamma-glutamyltransferase, coding for MRFPMNWHRLLPGVFSLSLLLVGGIALAADGAPKTAPAAAVRTAQQRPGHAAVASANFHATEAGLEVLAKGGNAFDAAIAVAATLSVVEPESSGIGGGFMAVLHRAKDGHNVFIDARETAPAAVNPKDYLNPDGSPNRDTALKGPLSAGIPGEPAGLVLMARRYGRLPLAQSLAPAIRIAREGFEPDARLRGAIAGMQKDLQRWPASAAKYLPGGKPPAEGVIWKDPGQARTLELLASHGDEGFYHGETAQKLVAAVQAAGGNWTLADLAGYQAKERTPITVDYRGYKIVTAPPPSSGGVAIAEILNILSGYDLTKMDAATRVHYIVEAMRRAFRDHNDYLGDPDFVKMPLDMLLSPFYADGLRQGILPDKATPSSMLPRAEAPEPGMHTTHFSIIDADGNMAAVTSTVNYTMGSSFVAAGTGVLLNDEMDDFALVPNKPNVYGLLGSVANAPKGGKRMLSSMSPSIVIGADRTAVIGSPGGSTIITQVLEGILHFIDGESAQQIAAHKRFHHQYLPDVVNVEEGTFDAATSDALTRMGYTLKPRESWGFMNVVTWDRKTNKLDAASDPRRPSGLGKVQ
- a CDS encoding YfhL family 4Fe-4S dicluster ferredoxin; this encodes MSLKILDTCVNCDVCEPACPNKAISLGEEFYVIDPALCTECVGHHDEPQCVVVCPVECIISDPDHVESREQLEFKYRQLMAKESAA